The Corynebacterium qintianiae genome has a window encoding:
- a CDS encoding glycerate kinase, which produces MTRITPDSTRSAGFSVPAPPPTVVIAPDAFKGTATAQQAAQWLGDGVRSVIRDARVIAVPMADGGEGTSSLFEGQRITLPTTDAVGRLTEATYTFDAATQTAYIDVAAATGLPAVADSPAPMTGDTYGTGVLVADAETRGARRVVLGLGGSATVDGGTGILVALGINPLNQQGYTLTPGGGALGDLADFDTAKMNIPAASMEWILLADALVPATGERGAARVFGPQKGASEAEVEALDRALAKLCEVTGVDGTTPGYGAAGGIAIGVSWVSTLLHGTGDHVRVLPGAKVVAEANDLAEKVADASLVITGEGRFDSQTAEGKVVSTVLDIAAGTDAAVAVVAGSFEAKVESRNPLITVALEGLSGEGDVQEQLTRAGAAVATDYLRISTTQG; this is translated from the coding sequence ATGACGCGCATCACGCCCGATTCCACCCGCTCCGCAGGTTTTTCCGTCCCCGCTCCCCCGCCCACCGTGGTGATCGCTCCCGACGCTTTCAAGGGGACCGCTACCGCCCAGCAGGCCGCGCAGTGGCTTGGCGACGGCGTGCGCAGCGTGATCCGCGACGCCCGCGTCATCGCCGTGCCCATGGCCGATGGCGGCGAGGGCACCTCGAGTCTCTTCGAAGGTCAGCGGATCACCCTGCCTACCACCGACGCCGTCGGCCGCCTGACCGAAGCCACCTACACCTTCGACGCAGCCACCCAGACCGCATACATTGACGTTGCCGCTGCCACGGGGTTGCCCGCCGTGGCGGACTCCCCCGCGCCCATGACGGGAGACACCTACGGAACGGGCGTGCTCGTCGCAGACGCGGAAACCCGCGGTGCGCGACGTGTCGTGCTGGGCTTGGGCGGGTCGGCCACCGTCGACGGGGGCACTGGCATTCTCGTCGCTCTCGGCATAAATCCGCTCAACCAGCAGGGCTACACGCTGACACCCGGTGGAGGCGCCCTCGGCGACCTCGCCGACTTCGATACCGCAAAGATGAACATTCCCGCCGCCTCCATGGAATGGATCCTGCTTGCCGACGCCCTCGTTCCCGCCACCGGCGAGCGCGGGGCCGCCCGCGTCTTCGGCCCGCAGAAAGGAGCCAGCGAGGCGGAGGTCGAGGCGCTCGACCGCGCCTTGGCGAAGCTGTGCGAGGTCACAGGTGTGGACGGCACCACGCCCGGGTACGGCGCGGCCGGCGGCATCGCCATCGGCGTGAGCTGGGTGTCCACCCTCCTGCATGGCACCGGCGACCACGTCAGAGTTCTGCCCGGCGCGAAAGTGGTGGCCGAGGCCAACGACCTGGCCGAGAAGGTAGCGGACGCCTCACTGGTGATTACCGGCGAGGGCCGTTTCGACTCACAGACCGCCGAAGGCAAGGTCGTCTCCACCGTGCTCGACATCGCCGCCGGGACAGACGCTGCTGTCGCCGTCGTGGCGGGCTCCTTCGAGGCCAAGGTGGAGTCCAGAAACCCCCTCATCACGGTGGCACTGGAAGGCCTCTCAGGCGAGGGCGACGTCCAGGAGCAGCTCACCCGAGCCGGCGCCGCCGTCGCTACGGATTACCTGCGGATCTCCACAACCCAGGGGTAG
- a CDS encoding DUF4921 family protein yields MTFPVHSYRDALSTMADGTIKQINPFSGTEVWTVPGRGNRPLSSPPKDPKPLAPEDFTHACNFCEARPLATPPEKSRMVLDDSTELGWRIERNLLPHQLGDTRAEFRRVPNLFEIVSYDYWNKNYDFVMPDEQQDHMENYLADPAGRNHVFDIVRTRLKASGKNPDVSEEELLGLAPAYFGGGHDVIIARRHFTDGADNTSQLASSGTLTPDEHYGFIAFTIDAMHDLYDRNRYAPYVVVFQNWLSAAGASFDHLHKQLVAIDERGVQSEMEVAKLRQNLNMYNEWGVNYAFYNNLVVAENDHAILIAGIGHRYPTMSVYSKAASPEPWNLSAEEVRGFSDLLHAAHAATGPNVACNEEWHHKPVDLDVPMPLRVNLKWRVSTLAGFEGGTKIYVNTLSPHDIRDKLVVNLYKLRDEGAIADGIRISTECTPARNVLRYNPRLA; encoded by the coding sequence ATGACCTTCCCCGTGCACTCCTACCGCGACGCCCTGTCCACGATGGCCGACGGGACGATCAAGCAGATCAACCCCTTCTCGGGAACCGAGGTGTGGACGGTACCGGGGCGCGGCAACCGGCCCCTGTCGAGCCCGCCCAAGGACCCGAAGCCGCTCGCGCCGGAGGATTTCACTCACGCCTGCAATTTCTGCGAGGCGCGTCCCCTGGCCACACCACCGGAGAAGTCGCGCATGGTGCTCGATGACAGCACCGAGCTCGGTTGGCGAATCGAACGCAATCTGTTGCCCCACCAGCTGGGCGATACTCGCGCCGAGTTCCGCCGCGTGCCCAACTTGTTCGAGATCGTCTCCTACGACTACTGGAACAAGAATTACGACTTCGTAATGCCGGACGAGCAGCAGGATCATATGGAGAATTACCTCGCTGATCCCGCGGGCCGTAACCACGTTTTCGACATCGTGCGCACGCGCCTCAAGGCCAGCGGCAAGAACCCGGACGTGAGCGAGGAAGAGCTGCTCGGACTCGCTCCGGCTTACTTCGGCGGCGGCCACGACGTCATCATCGCCAGGCGGCACTTTACCGACGGTGCCGACAACACCTCGCAACTCGCATCCTCGGGCACGCTCACCCCCGACGAGCATTATGGATTCATCGCGTTCACGATCGATGCCATGCACGACCTATACGACCGCAACCGCTACGCGCCGTACGTCGTGGTGTTCCAGAACTGGCTTTCCGCGGCCGGAGCCTCCTTCGACCATTTACACAAGCAACTTGTAGCCATCGACGAACGCGGGGTGCAGTCCGAGATGGAAGTGGCGAAGTTGCGCCAGAACCTGAACATGTACAACGAGTGGGGCGTGAACTACGCCTTCTACAACAACCTCGTCGTCGCGGAGAACGACCACGCGATCCTCATCGCGGGCATTGGCCACCGCTACCCCACCATGAGCGTCTACTCCAAGGCCGCCTCCCCCGAGCCCTGGAACCTCAGCGCGGAGGAGGTACGCGGGTTTTCCGACCTGCTCCACGCCGCCCACGCCGCGACCGGCCCTAATGTGGCCTGCAACGAGGAGTGGCACCACAAGCCCGTCGACCTGGATGTACCTATGCCGCTGCGCGTCAACCTGAAGTGGCGCGTGTCCACCCTCGCCGGGTTCGAGGGCGGCACGAAGATTTACGTGAACACGCTCTCCCCGCATGACATCCGCGACAAGCTGGTGGTCAATCTGTACAAGCTTCGTGATGAAGGCGCTATCGCCGACGGCATCCGAATCTCAACGGAGTGCACCCCGGCGCGTAACGTCCTGCGCTACAACCCCCGCCTCGCCTGA
- a CDS encoding amidohydrolase has product MSAISAIIDGYEVDPVWQRRLYELLHANPELSMQEEETHRRILHELKRFDCEVIAPVGTYGVVALFRNGDGPTVLFRADFDGLPVTEDTDVSYASHKTMTGPDGKTVGTMHACGHDVHTTALMSLCDFMDNTRDSWSGTFIALFQPGEETSEGAMAMVDDELTTRVPRPDVCFGQHVMPGRAGQVMSKAGPQFAACDSIRVTIPGRSAHGSMPHNAVDPTFTAAMIITRLQGIVGREVDPSDFAVVTVGTMRAGSVTNIIPASAELTLNCRFYSDKTKAKVYASIERVVHAEVLASGITDKPGIEYFAHGELLSNDATVYNKVRPAFDEVFGSDSVNSPRKTVSEDFPFIPIAFGAPYFFWLIGCTPREQWEAAVASDRVTEDVPVNHMSTFLPEYEPTVSSATRAAAAAVLTYLAQ; this is encoded by the coding sequence ATGAGCGCGATCAGCGCAATCATTGACGGCTACGAGGTCGACCCGGTCTGGCAGCGCCGACTGTACGAGCTGCTCCACGCAAACCCCGAGCTGTCGATGCAGGAGGAGGAGACCCACCGCCGGATCCTCCACGAGCTCAAGCGCTTCGACTGTGAGGTGATCGCCCCCGTCGGGACTTACGGTGTGGTCGCTCTCTTCCGCAACGGGGACGGCCCGACCGTTCTCTTCCGCGCGGACTTCGACGGACTTCCGGTCACCGAGGACACCGACGTGTCCTACGCGTCGCACAAGACGATGACGGGGCCTGACGGTAAAACCGTGGGCACTATGCACGCCTGCGGCCACGACGTGCACACAACCGCGCTCATGAGCCTGTGCGATTTCATGGACAACACCCGAGACTCCTGGTCCGGCACCTTCATCGCACTGTTCCAGCCAGGTGAGGAGACTTCGGAGGGCGCCATGGCCATGGTGGATGACGAGCTGACCACCCGCGTGCCCCGCCCCGACGTGTGCTTCGGCCAGCACGTGATGCCCGGCCGCGCGGGCCAGGTGATGTCCAAGGCAGGCCCGCAGTTCGCGGCCTGCGACTCCATCCGCGTCACCATCCCGGGCCGAAGCGCCCACGGTTCGATGCCCCACAACGCGGTCGATCCCACGTTCACGGCCGCCATGATCATTACGCGCCTGCAGGGCATCGTCGGCCGCGAGGTCGACCCTAGCGATTTCGCCGTGGTCACCGTCGGCACCATGCGCGCCGGGTCGGTGACCAACATCATCCCGGCGAGTGCGGAACTGACTCTGAACTGCCGCTTCTACTCCGACAAGACGAAGGCCAAGGTCTACGCCTCCATCGAACGCGTCGTGCACGCGGAAGTCCTCGCCTCCGGCATCACGGACAAACCCGGCATCGAGTACTTCGCGCACGGAGAACTGCTCTCGAACGATGCCACCGTGTACAACAAGGTCCGCCCCGCGTTCGACGAGGTTTTCGGCAGTGACTCCGTCAATTCGCCGCGCAAGACCGTTTCCGAGGACTTCCCGTTTATCCCCATCGCCTTCGGCGCGCCCTATTTCTTCTGGCTCATCGGCTGCACACCGCGCGAACAATGGGAGGCTGCGGTGGCCTCCGACCGCGTCACCGAGGACGTGCCTGTCAACCACATGTCGACCTTTTTGCCGGAGTACGAACCGACGGTCAGTTCCGCTACCCGCGCTGCTGCGGCTGCTGTGCTGACATATCTGGCGCAGTAG
- a CDS encoding glycogen/starch/alpha-glucan phosphorylase has translation MTDSAQPSFTQSVPGHVRGFSGARPENSTVKKYWTGLSAAVLERIADDWDATRKAYAATRRQAYFSAEFLQGRALLNNLTNLGLVDEARQVAAEHGFELTDVLEAEHDAALGNGGLGRLAACFLDSAVTLDYPLTGYGLLYRYGLFRQEFVDGFQKEHPDAWKESFYPFIVRRGTQQRVVRFDDMSVRAVPYDMPITGYGTRNVGTLRLWDAKPMHEFDYNAFNSQRFSDAILEREAVHDLTRVLYPNDTTFAGKVLRVRQQYFFVSASLQEMIDNYIEHHGEDLSGFHEYNSVQLNDTHPVLGIPELMRLLMDEHGMGWEDAWEVTTKTFAYTNHTVLEEALEKWDTAIFKQLFWRIWEIVVEIDRRYRIDMESRGMAPQDAHHFSPVHDGQVHMAWIACYGSYSVNGVAAMHTEILKRETLSYWYGMYPERFNNKTNGVTPRRWLRMCNPRLSALLDRLSGSDAWVTDLPRLKELRRYEDDESVLNELREIKAANKRDFAAWIYERQGIEIDPDSIFDTQIKRLHEYKRQLMNALYILDLYFRIKDDGERDLPKRTFIFGAKAAPGYTRAKGIIKLINAVGELVNNDPDVSRYLTVVFVENYNVSPAEQIIPATDISEQISTAGKEASGTSNMKFMMNGALTLGTMDGANVEIVEAVGEENAYVFGAREEDLPELTRNYNPAALYETVPGLKRVLDALVDGTLDDASTGAFHDIRGSLLEGHGTAPDVYYVLGDFADYRATRDRMSEEFYADPQHWARMCWINICESGRFSSDRTINDYATEVWNLQPTPIHQGK, from the coding sequence ATGACTGATTCTGCCCAACCCTCATTCACGCAATCCGTGCCCGGCCACGTCCGCGGTTTCTCCGGCGCGCGCCCCGAAAACTCCACCGTGAAGAAGTACTGGACGGGCTTGTCCGCGGCCGTCCTCGAGCGGATCGCCGACGACTGGGACGCCACGCGCAAGGCGTACGCCGCGACGCGCCGCCAAGCTTATTTCTCCGCCGAGTTCCTGCAGGGCCGCGCGCTGCTGAACAACCTGACCAACCTCGGGCTTGTCGACGAAGCGAGGCAGGTGGCAGCCGAGCACGGTTTCGAACTCACGGATGTGCTCGAAGCCGAGCACGATGCCGCGCTGGGCAACGGCGGCCTGGGCCGTCTCGCCGCCTGCTTCCTCGATTCCGCCGTCACCCTCGACTACCCGTTGACCGGCTACGGCCTGCTCTACCGCTATGGCCTTTTCCGCCAGGAGTTCGTCGACGGCTTCCAGAAGGAGCACCCGGACGCCTGGAAGGAATCTTTCTACCCGTTCATCGTGCGCCGGGGCACCCAGCAGCGCGTTGTCAGATTCGACGACATGAGCGTGCGCGCAGTGCCCTACGACATGCCGATCACGGGTTACGGCACCCGCAACGTGGGCACCCTTCGCCTGTGGGACGCCAAGCCGATGCACGAGTTCGACTACAACGCGTTCAACTCGCAGCGCTTCTCCGACGCGATTCTGGAGCGCGAGGCCGTGCACGACCTGACCCGCGTGCTCTACCCGAACGACACCACGTTCGCCGGCAAAGTGCTGCGCGTGCGCCAGCAGTACTTCTTCGTCTCTGCCTCGCTGCAGGAGATGATTGACAACTACATCGAGCACCACGGTGAGGACCTCTCCGGCTTCCATGAGTACAACTCCGTGCAGCTCAACGACACCCACCCGGTGCTCGGCATCCCCGAGCTGATGCGCCTGCTCATGGATGAGCACGGCATGGGCTGGGAGGATGCGTGGGAAGTGACCACCAAGACCTTCGCCTACACCAACCACACTGTGCTGGAAGAGGCGCTGGAGAAGTGGGACACCGCCATATTCAAGCAGCTGTTCTGGCGCATTTGGGAGATCGTCGTCGAGATCGACCGCCGCTACCGCATCGACATGGAGTCCCGCGGCATGGCGCCGCAGGACGCGCACCACTTCTCCCCCGTCCACGATGGACAAGTGCACATGGCGTGGATTGCCTGCTACGGTTCCTACTCCGTCAACGGTGTAGCCGCGATGCACACCGAGATTCTCAAACGCGAGACTCTGAGCTACTGGTACGGGATGTACCCGGAGCGCTTCAACAACAAGACCAACGGCGTCACCCCGCGACGCTGGTTGCGCATGTGTAACCCGCGCCTGTCTGCCCTGCTGGACCGCCTCAGCGGCTCCGACGCTTGGGTGACGGACCTGCCGAGGCTCAAAGAGCTGCGCCGCTACGAGGACGACGAGTCGGTGCTGAACGAACTTCGCGAGATTAAGGCCGCCAACAAGCGCGACTTCGCCGCGTGGATCTACGAGCGCCAGGGCATCGAGATCGACCCCGACTCGATCTTCGACACCCAGATCAAGCGCCTCCACGAGTACAAGCGCCAGCTGATGAACGCGTTGTACATTCTCGATCTCTACTTCCGCATCAAGGACGACGGTGAGCGCGACTTGCCGAAGCGCACCTTCATTTTTGGCGCGAAGGCCGCACCGGGTTACACGCGCGCCAAGGGTATTATCAAGCTCATCAACGCCGTCGGTGAGCTGGTCAACAACGACCCGGATGTGTCGCGGTACCTCACGGTGGTGTTCGTGGAGAACTACAACGTTTCCCCCGCCGAACAGATCATCCCGGCCACTGACATCTCCGAGCAGATCTCCACTGCGGGCAAGGAGGCATCCGGCACGTCGAACATGAAGTTCATGATGAACGGCGCGCTCACCCTGGGCACCATGGACGGCGCGAACGTCGAGATCGTCGAAGCTGTCGGCGAGGAGAACGCCTATGTTTTCGGTGCCCGCGAGGAGGACTTGCCGGAGCTCACACGCAATTACAACCCCGCCGCGCTGTACGAGACCGTCCCGGGCCTCAAGCGCGTCCTGGATGCGCTCGTCGACGGCACGCTTGACGACGCCTCCACCGGCGCATTCCACGACATCCGCGGTTCCCTTCTCGAGGGCCACGGAACCGCTCCCGACGTGTACTACGTGCTAGGCGACTTCGCGGACTACCGCGCCACCCGCGACCGCATGAGCGAGGAGTTCTACGCCGACCCGCAACATTGGGCGCGCATGTGCTGGATCAACATATGCGAGTCCGGCCGCTTCTCCTCCGACCGCACGATCAACGATTACGCCACCGAGGTCTGGAACCTCCAGCCGACCCCGATTCATCAGGGAAAGTAG
- a CDS encoding nucleoside deaminase: MARDLLQRAIDIATESASTDGGPFGCVVVTSSGGVYEGRNDVVAAVDPTAHAEIQAIRKACCAENTHDLSGAVLYASGEPCPMCFAAIHWARIDEVYFAATHDQAAAAGFDDSFISDVACGRVADPLPFTHMPNNRDNAPFEAWECNPDRVEY; the protein is encoded by the coding sequence ATGGCGCGCGATCTTTTGCAGCGCGCGATCGACATCGCGACAGAATCCGCGTCGACCGACGGCGGGCCGTTCGGCTGTGTCGTCGTGACGTCCAGCGGGGGCGTCTACGAGGGACGAAATGACGTCGTGGCCGCCGTAGACCCCACCGCTCACGCGGAGATCCAGGCCATCCGCAAAGCGTGCTGCGCGGAGAATACCCACGACCTTTCAGGTGCCGTCCTCTACGCTTCGGGTGAGCCGTGCCCGATGTGTTTCGCCGCCATTCACTGGGCGCGCATCGACGAGGTTTACTTCGCCGCCACCCACGACCAGGCCGCCGCAGCGGGTTTCGACGACTCCTTCATCTCCGACGTCGCCTGTGGCCGCGTCGCGGACCCGTTGCCTTTCACGCACATGCCGAACAACCGCGATAACGCCCCGTTTGAAGCCTGGGAGTGCAACCCGGACAGGGTCGAGTACTGA